In the genome of Saprospira sp. CCB-QB6, one region contains:
- a CDS encoding glycosyltransferase family 2 protein: MTKPLLSVVLSVYNAAPYLEDCLTALAKQTYEPVEFWLADDGSSDNSRAILDQWAAKDKRFKTDHNDKNRGKIKTINRLLKEKANGEFLSVHDADDYSAPNRFELQMNFLLAHPEFGFCGTAYESISAKGQRIAVYQKESDPKIIKAQITQHNQFCGATMIYRASLFHKVGGYRHFFNRIGNEDYDLSCRMLELMPATNLPDNLYAYRQLNNSFSKTLKAENAVGHKLVQWLAQERKDKGQDALQLGEEERVLEQLEVLCQPYRQTPDLLYREYAASYMYQHLYRSAFFAALQAIKIAPKHLINYRTAFYILRKANIKLLN; encoded by the coding sequence ATGACAAAGCCGTTACTTTCCGTAGTCCTCTCTGTCTATAACGCAGCTCCTTACTTAGAAGACTGCCTAACTGCTCTGGCTAAGCAAACTTATGAGCCTGTAGAGTTTTGGCTGGCGGATGATGGCTCCAGTGATAACAGTCGCGCTATTCTGGACCAATGGGCTGCCAAAGATAAACGCTTTAAAACAGATCATAACGATAAAAATAGAGGCAAAATAAAAACCATTAACCGTTTACTCAAAGAAAAGGCTAATGGAGAGTTTCTCTCTGTACATGATGCAGATGACTACTCGGCCCCAAATCGCTTTGAGCTGCAAATGAACTTTTTACTGGCCCATCCAGAATTTGGATTTTGTGGAACCGCCTACGAATCGATCTCAGCTAAAGGGCAACGAATTGCTGTATACCAAAAGGAAAGCGACCCCAAAATAATCAAAGCCCAGATAACGCAGCATAATCAATTTTGTGGAGCAACTATGATTTATCGAGCAAGCCTATTTCATAAAGTAGGGGGCTATCGCCATTTTTTTAATCGAATTGGCAATGAAGATTACGATTTATCTTGTCGAATGCTAGAGCTTATGCCCGCAACAAATCTACCCGATAATCTTTATGCTTACCGCCAACTCAATAACTCCTTTTCTAAAACCCTAAAGGCGGAAAATGCGGTAGGTCATAAACTAGTACAGTGGCTGGCCCAAGAACGCAAAGATAAAGGCCAAGATGCCTTGCAATTAGGCGAAGAAGAACGCGTTTTGGAGCAGTTGGAAGTGCTTTGCCAACCTTATCGCCAAACTCCCGACTTACTCTACCGAGAATATGCTGCTAGTTATATGTATCAGCATTTATATCGATCTGCATTTTTTGCTGCACTGCAAGCCATAAAAATTGCCCCCAAACATTTGATTAACTACCGAACAGCTTTTTATATCTTACGCAAAGCTAATATTAAACTCTTGAACTAA
- a CDS encoding TDP-N-acetylfucosamine:lipid II N-acetylfucosaminyltransferase, with amino-acid sequence MAEQKQILHFCRDSVFHRIIIDLYEAVAPGQNRYVLVKEKDAYVSFKLEPEMEKLTKTEAKEALAKHEAVIFHSLSENNLWVAAQASLGQKVVWCSWGSDLGANHIYCSDETILEPKSYQANQQNRSVLLRTVKITLYKLLHQFPALQAAYFNRRIAKDKQPLREQAFSKIDYVSTILPPEREILSSLPNLNADYQWVNYGAVDMFVGDFYKKDIPLGQGMFVGHAAFFTCNHLDILPQIKALNYPHPIFIPMAYGNKYCKAALAEEAPKLFGQQLILQKEVLPKADYLKQLLACNIAVLNTKRQEALGTLITVLYLGMHTYLHPEGVLYKFCLEQGLKVHSTQTLKKGMDFPVGNAKEMEHNRGQLEKIYGREVVLSRIGNLVKKLQH; translated from the coding sequence ATGGCTGAACAAAAACAAATCTTGCACTTTTGTCGAGATAGCGTCTTTCATCGAATCATCATAGATCTTTATGAGGCGGTTGCTCCTGGCCAAAATCGCTATGTTTTGGTAAAGGAAAAAGACGCCTATGTTTCTTTTAAGCTGGAGCCAGAAATGGAAAAGCTAACTAAGACAGAGGCAAAAGAGGCATTAGCCAAACATGAGGCGGTAATTTTTCACTCATTGAGTGAAAACAATCTTTGGGTGGCTGCTCAGGCTAGCCTTGGGCAAAAAGTTGTTTGGTGCAGCTGGGGAAGCGATTTGGGCGCCAACCATATTTACTGTTCTGATGAGACCATTTTGGAACCAAAATCATATCAGGCCAATCAGCAAAATAGAAGTGTTTTATTAAGAACGGTCAAAATAACGCTGTATAAGCTTTTGCATCAGTTTCCTGCCCTGCAAGCGGCTTACTTCAACCGACGGATTGCTAAAGACAAACAGCCCCTGAGAGAACAAGCATTTTCGAAAATAGATTATGTATCGACTATACTTCCCCCTGAGAGGGAAATCTTGAGCAGCCTTCCCAATTTGAATGCAGATTATCAGTGGGTAAACTATGGTGCGGTGGATATGTTCGTTGGAGATTTTTACAAAAAAGATATTCCTTTGGGCCAAGGAATGTTTGTGGGGCATGCCGCTTTTTTCACCTGCAATCATCTGGATATTTTACCCCAAATTAAAGCATTAAACTATCCGCATCCTATATTTATCCCCATGGCTTATGGCAATAAATACTGCAAAGCTGCTTTGGCCGAAGAAGCCCCCAAGCTCTTTGGCCAACAATTGATTTTGCAAAAAGAAGTGCTGCCAAAAGCCGATTATTTAAAGCAGCTCTTGGCATGCAATATTGCCGTGCTCAATACAAAGCGTCAAGAAGCTTTAGGTACGCTAATTACCGTACTCTATTTAGGGATGCACACCTATTTACATCCAGAGGGTGTGCTCTATAAGTTTTGCCTAGAACAAGGCCTCAAAGTTCACTCTACTCAAACCCTAAAAAAGGGAATGGATTTCCCAGTAGGAAACGCTAAAGAGATGGAACATAATAGAGGCCAGTTAGAAAAGATATACGGTCGGGAGGTGGTCCTCTCCAGAATAGGAAATTTAGTAAAAAAATTACAGCACTAA
- a CDS encoding ABC transporter ATP-binding protein: MSKIALSVEKLSKQYRLGEIGTGTISHDLNRWWAKMRGKDDPFSLVGQENDRTKKAESDFVWALRDINFKVEQGEVLGIIGKNGAGKSTLLKLISRITAPTQGFIKAKGRIASLLEVGTGMHPEMTARENIFLNGAIMGMTKREIRRKFDEIVDFAGCAMYVDTPVKRYSSGMRVRLGFAVAAFLEPEILIVDEVLAVGDAEFQKKAVGKMKDVSSGEGRTVLFVSHNMGSVRALCNKGLVLKNGQMQFQGTADAAVQNYLDNYVEESREIEWSREEAPGTHEVKLLSAKVKKAGASSSREMIEQGDAVELDFVIEKLTEGEEQVDFTFHFYDEMNNFVFMASSALQNDIPASRKGLLHYKATIPANLLHEGNYSLDKIFIVKNKASLLYRHGSSLNFEVVRRSSGFGWQGAKEGVVKPDIHWSLEQL, from the coding sequence ATGTCAAAAATAGCCTTAAGTGTAGAAAAGCTCTCTAAGCAATATCGTCTGGGAGAAATTGGAACAGGCACGATTTCCCATGATTTGAATCGTTGGTGGGCCAAAATGCGGGGAAAAGACGATCCCTTTTCTTTGGTGGGCCAAGAAAACGACCGCACCAAAAAGGCCGAATCTGATTTTGTTTGGGCCTTGAGAGATATCAATTTCAAGGTAGAACAGGGCGAAGTCTTGGGGATTATTGGTAAAAACGGAGCGGGAAAATCGACCTTACTCAAGCTAATTTCTAGAATTACCGCCCCTACTCAAGGTTTTATTAAAGCCAAGGGCCGAATTGCCTCTTTGTTGGAGGTAGGAACGGGCATGCATCCTGAGATGACTGCCAGAGAAAATATTTTTCTCAATGGGGCCATCATGGGAATGACAAAAAGAGAGATTCGCCGCAAATTTGATGAAATTGTAGACTTTGCTGGCTGCGCTATGTATGTAGACACGCCTGTTAAGCGCTATTCATCGGGTATGCGAGTGCGTTTGGGCTTTGCCGTTGCGGCCTTTTTAGAGCCTGAAATCTTAATCGTAGATGAGGTTTTGGCCGTAGGCGATGCCGAATTTCAGAAAAAGGCCGTGGGTAAAATGAAAGATGTGAGTAGTGGAGAAGGACGGACCGTTTTGTTTGTGAGCCATAATATGGGCAGTGTTCGGGCGCTTTGTAATAAGGGCTTAGTGCTCAAAAATGGCCAAATGCAGTTTCAAGGAACGGCGGATGCAGCAGTGCAAAACTATTTGGACAACTATGTAGAAGAAAGTCGAGAAATTGAGTGGTCCAGAGAAGAGGCGCCAGGTACGCATGAAGTCAAATTGCTTTCAGCCAAGGTGAAAAAAGCAGGGGCAAGCAGCAGCCGGGAAATGATTGAGCAAGGGGATGCCGTAGAGCTTGACTTTGTGATTGAAAAATTGACCGAAGGGGAAGAACAGGTAGATTTTACCTTTCATTTCTATGATGAAATGAACAACTTTGTGTTTATGGCCAGCTCCGCTTTGCAAAATGATATTCCTGCATCGAGAAAGGGCCTATTGCATTACAAAGCCACTATTCCTGCCAACCTTCTACATGAGGGGAATTATAGCTTAGACAAGATTTTTATCGTCAAAAATAAAGCTAGCTTACTTTACCGTCATGGGAGCAGCCTCAACTTTGAGGTGGTGCGTAGAAGCTCTGGTTTTGGGTGGCAGGGAGCCAAAGAGGGAGTAGTAAAACCAGATATCCACTGGAGTTTAGAGCAACTTTAG
- a CDS encoding ABC transporter permease, giving the protein MKETEENWSLVIGPKRSLWSLDLAELWRYRDLLQMFVRRDVVTVYKQTVLGPIWFFVQPIMTMLVYVVIFGNIAGLPTDDIPQPLFYLSGIIIWNYFSDCFMQTSDTFSLNQDMFGKVYFPRLIMPLSKVVAGLIKFAIQFMLFMAVYVYFFIKEVDLAPNAALALVPVYILLMAALGLGFGLIFTSLTTKYRDLKFLVQFGVQLLMYASPIIYPMSMIDQPLLKKVIYYNPLAQVIEGFKYAFLGRGELSWTGFAYAATFAFVVLFLGVFIFNKTERSFMDTV; this is encoded by the coding sequence ATGAAAGAAACAGAAGAAAACTGGAGCTTAGTGATTGGCCCCAAACGCTCGCTTTGGTCCCTAGATTTGGCCGAGCTTTGGCGCTATCGCGACCTGCTGCAGATGTTTGTTCGCAGAGATGTAGTGACCGTTTATAAACAAACTGTGCTGGGCCCCATCTGGTTTTTTGTGCAGCCCATTATGACCATGTTGGTTTATGTGGTCATTTTTGGCAATATTGCGGGCCTGCCCACAGATGACATCCCTCAGCCGCTCTTTTATTTATCGGGCATTATTATCTGGAATTATTTTTCAGATTGTTTTATGCAAACCTCTGATACTTTTTCGCTTAACCAAGATATGTTTGGCAAGGTCTATTTTCCTCGCCTTATTATGCCACTCTCTAAGGTGGTGGCTGGTCTTATTAAGTTTGCGATTCAGTTTATGCTCTTTATGGCCGTTTATGTCTACTTTTTTATCAAAGAGGTAGATTTGGCGCCCAATGCGGCCTTGGCTTTGGTGCCCGTTTACATCCTACTGATGGCTGCTCTGGGTTTGGGGTTTGGGCTTATTTTTACCTCGCTAACCACTAAATACCGCGACCTTAAGTTTTTGGTCCAATTTGGTGTGCAGCTATTGATGTATGCCAGTCCCATCATTTACCCCATGAGCATGATTGACCAACCCTTGCTCAAAAAGGTCATTTACTACAATCCTTTGGCCCAAGTTATTGAGGGCTTTAAATATGCTTTTTTGGGCCGTGGCGAACTGAGCTGGACAGGCTTTGCCTATGCGGCAACTTTCGCTTTTGTGGTCCTTTTTCTAGGTGTTTTTATCTTTAATAAGACGGAACGCAGTTTTATGGATACTGTTTAG